In one window of Arachis ipaensis cultivar K30076 chromosome B06, Araip1.1, whole genome shotgun sequence DNA:
- the LOC107647214 gene encoding proteasome subunit alpha type-1-B-like — protein FGVVLYAEWIQNKANSELSSHQKKIFKVDDHIGVAIAGLTADGRVLSRYMRNECINYSYTYESPLPVGRLVVQLADKAQVCTQRSWKRPYGVGLLVGGMDESGAHLYYNCPSGNYFEYQAFRYLC, from the exons TTCGGCGTCGTTTTGTACGCAGAGTGGATTCAAAACAAGGCCAACTCCGAGCTCTCTTCTCACCAGAAGAAGATCTTCAAAGTTGATGACCACATCGGCGTTGCCATCGCCGGACTCACTGCCGACGGCCGCGTTCTCTCGCGCTACATGCGCAACGAATGCATCAACTATTCCTATACCTACGAGTCTCCTCTTCCCGTTGGACGACTCGTCGTTCAGCTCGCTGACAAGGCTCAG GTTTGCACCCAGCGGTCATGGAAACGTCCTTATGGGGTTGGCCTCTTGGTCGGTGGAATGGATGAATCAGGAGCTCACCTCTATTATAACTGTCCAAGTGGAAACTATTTTGAATATCAGGCTTTTCGCTATCTCTGCTGA